A stretch of Apis cerana isolate GH-2021 linkage group LG1, AcerK_1.0, whole genome shotgun sequence DNA encodes these proteins:
- the LOC107994878 gene encoding chromosome transmission fidelity protein 18 homolog, with protein MNSEFPDPDEEFDLIHENEYEVLKEIEEFEKKNNVKIENLEKKQKERNKLNTSIPNVYKELNIPTSNKYNEVAIASTSKAIECNDNFDIDITKKRNYDELFGDISDILDINSFVDIQEPKDKKPRWDQPQEVIKAVLDARQKFNEYNRGVSVNRKHAENKRESISLRVPRWNFVAVTRPCDAQRIYVRVKSNEQCEIKRNVHSISNLLSVPFSQIKAEAEKIMIQNAMRASRETSYLPNTNIAQDDELWVDKYRPRSYIELLSDESVNRDLLHWLKLWDKIVFNRNYIQKRKKLNSTLNRFRNKKFVDEKTFKEVDNKGFPIQRIVLLSGPPGLGKTTLAHLAAKHAGYNVIEINASDERSPDTFRQILLASTQMKAVMGSDPRPNCLVLDEIDGAPAASIDLLLKFIQGKLIPKGKKDKMNTDKSSNICHRPIICICNEPYTPSLRALRTVALIISVPEVSSTRLADRLMEISQKENLKVNPDALLTLVEISGCDIRSCLGALQYMGGIHSKDHLSFALKDSRKGLFDSWKQILTIPMNRSGILSISERIRLVLNIVQNGELEKLAQGIFHNYPEICNNKLYYIALCLQWFQFFDEILSLVANLQVWSVMPYLNYAFVTWHLYFAKSRNAKLFYPSILYEMNQKHARNIGILSTVQRSSGRNSVILTIDIAPFFPDLLSSRLRTVSGHLHSMKEKEDINRIVNILINFGLTFTQEKKLDGTYDYKLDPNIFEISIFPNCKYHRTLTYPVKQILVQELEAERLRRAANAIKNVTKFTQNKNENTIKENTTTNSKEDLVAKTHNNIISVESKEIQAKEIKYKDFFGRVITVSQDKQNKYDKETISSQTFLSKNDVWFKYKEGFSNAVRRKVIIEDLL; from the exons atgaattctgAATTTCCTGATCCTGATGaagaatttgatttaattcatGAGAATGAATATgaagttttaaaagaaattgaag aatttgaaaaaaaaaacaatgtaaaaattgagaatttagaaaaaaaacaaaaagaaagaaataaattaaatacgtcTATACCTAatgtatataaagaattgaatattCCTACCTCtaacaaatataatgaagTGGCAATTGCTAGCACTAGTAAAGCTATTGaatgtaatgataattttgatatagatattacaaaaaaaagaaactatgatgaattatttggtgatatttcagatatattagatataaatagttttg tTGATATTCAGGAaccaaaagataaaaaaccaCGATGGGATCAACCTCAAGAAGTTATTAAAGCAGTATTAGATGCTagacaaaaatttaatgaatataatagagGAGTTTCTGTTAATAGAAAACATGCTGAAAA taAAAGAGAATCAATATCATTGAGAGTCCCACGTTGGAATTTTGTAGCTGTAACTAGACCATGTGATGCACAACGTATATATGTAAGAGTTAAAAGTAATGAacaatgtgaaataaaaagaaatgtacattcaatttctaatttattatcagtGCCATTTAGCCAAATTAAAGCTGAAGctgaaaaaatt ATGATACAGAATGCTATGCGTGCCAGTCGTGAAACTTCTTACCTTCCTAATACAAACATTGCTCAAGATGATGAATTATGGGTTGATAAATATAGACCTAGATCTTATATAGAGTTACTTTCAGATGAAAGTGTGAATAGAGACTTATTACATTGGCTAAAACTTTGggataaaatagtatttaacagaaattatattcagaaaagaaagaaattaaattctacacTTAAtcgttttagaaataaaaagtttgtagatgaaaaaacttttaagGAAGTAGATAATAAAGGTTTTCCAATTCAAAGAATTGTACTACTTAGTGGACCACCTGGATTAGGCAAAACTACATTAGCACATTTAGCAGCTAAACATGCTGGTTATaatgtaatagaaattaatgcaAGTGATGAAAGAAGTCCAGATACATTtag acaAATTCTCCTTGCATCAACACAAATGAAAGCAGTAATGGGAAGTGATCCTCGACCAAATTGTTTAGTTTTAGATGAAATTGATGGGGCACCAGCTGCATCCATTGATCTTCTTCTTAAATTCATACAGGgtaaattaattccaaaaggcaaaaaagataaaatgaatactgacaaatcttcaaatatttgtcaTCGTcctataatatgtatatgtaatgaACCATATACTCCTTCTTtaag agcTCTTAGGACTGTTGCACTTATTATATCAGTACCAGAAGTAAGTTCTACAAGATTGGCAGATAGATTAATGGAAATATcacaaaaggaaaatttaaaagtaaatccTGATGCACTTTTGACTTTAGTGGAAATATCTGGTTGTGATATCAGATCATGTTTGGGAGCACTTCAGTACATGGGTGGTATTCATTCAAAAGACCATCTATCTTTTGCATTAAAAGATAGTAGAAAAGGATTGTTTGATTCATGgaaacaaatattaacaataccTATGAATAGAAGTGGAATACTTTCCATTTCAGAAAGAATTCGACTTGTATTAAACATTGTACAAAACg gagaattagaaaaattagctcaaggtatatttcataattatccagaaatttgtaataataaattatattatatagcacTATGCTTACAatggtttcaattttttgatgaaattttatctcttgTTGCAAATCTTCAGGTTTGGTCTGTTATGCCTTACCTAAATTATGCGTTTGTTACATGgcatttatattttgctaAATCAAGAAatgctaaattattttatccttctattttatatgaa aTGAATCAGAAACATGCCAGAAATATTGGAATTCTATCTACTGTTCAAAGAAGTAGTGGTCGTAACAGTGTAATTTTAACAATCGATATAGCTCCTTTTTTTCCGGACTTGTTATCTTCACGATTGCGAACAGTTTCCGGACATTTACATTcaatgaaagaaaaggaagatatAAATCGCAtagtcaatattttaattaattttggtcTTACATTTactcaagaaaaaaaacttgatgGAACTTATGACTATAAATTAGATcc taatatatttgaaataagtatttttccGAATTGTAAATATCATCGAACACTTACATATCCAGTAAAACAAATACTTGTTCAAGAATTAGAAGCCGAACGATTACGACGAGCAgcaaatgcaataaaaaatgtaacaaaatttacacaaaataaaaatgagaatactataaaagaaaatacaacaACAAATTCAAAGGAAGATCTCGTTGCTAAaacacataataatataattagtgtAGAATCTAAAGAAATTCAAGCAAAAGAAATC aaatataaagatttttttggaAGAGTTATTACAGTAAGTCaagataaacaaaataaatatgataaagaaaCTATCAGTTCGCAAACTTTTCTATCAAAAAATGATGTAtggtttaaatataaagaaggtTTTAGCAATGCCGTTCGTCGCAAAGTTATAATAGAagatttactttaa
- the LOC107994883 gene encoding uncharacterized protein LOC107994883 isoform X2, with translation MNLVMKVGTTVEQNMQTSLSKRTIGCIGKCTSGLSVDELDQITDNINKTLNHPRGREIFKKFLEQYDLRDNLECLALFEICFEIIEREQKFPQSKKEPLLESLIENVKQVQEMAIDLDGVSQIDRALLERFNEALNSNSRNSLLSILEDTRNCCRDHLRSIHEKFKEYASEPCPMSR, from the exons ATGAATTTGGTTATGAAAG TAGGTACAACTGTGGAACAAAATATGCAGACCTCTTTATCGAAACGAACAATCGGTTGCATCGGAAAGTGTACTTCTGGTCTTAGTGTTGATGAATTAGATCAGATtacagataatataaataaaacattgaatCATCCACGTGGAAGAGagattttcaaaaagtttttgGAACAATATGATCTTAGAGACAATCTTGAGTGTTTGGCgctatttgaaatatgttttgAGATTATCGAACGTGAACAAAAGTTTCc aCAATCGAAGAAGGAACCCTTGTTGGAATCGTTAATCGAAAATGTCAAGCAAGTACAAGAAATGGCTATAGATTTGGATGGAGTATCGCAAATAGATCGTGCACTTTTGGAACGTTTTAACGAAGCTTTAAATAGCAATTCAAGGAATTCTTTACTTAGTATATTAGAGGATACCAGAAATTGTTGTCGAGATCATTTGAGAAGTATTCATGAAAAGTTCAAAGAGTACGCATCAGAACCGTGTCCAATGTCtagataa
- the LOC107994883 gene encoding uncharacterized protein LOC107994883 isoform X3 — protein MNLVMKGTTVEQNMQTSLSKRTIGCIGKCTSGLSVDELDQITDNINKTLNHPRGREIFKKFLEQYDLRDNLECLALFEICFEIIEREQKFPQSKKEPLLESLIENVKQVQEMAIDLDGVSQIDRALLERFNEALNSNSRNSLLSILEDTRNCCRDHLRSIHEKFKEYASEPCPMSR, from the exons ATGAATTTGGTTATGAAAG GTACAACTGTGGAACAAAATATGCAGACCTCTTTATCGAAACGAACAATCGGTTGCATCGGAAAGTGTACTTCTGGTCTTAGTGTTGATGAATTAGATCAGATtacagataatataaataaaacattgaatCATCCACGTGGAAGAGagattttcaaaaagtttttgGAACAATATGATCTTAGAGACAATCTTGAGTGTTTGGCgctatttgaaatatgttttgAGATTATCGAACGTGAACAAAAGTTTCc aCAATCGAAGAAGGAACCCTTGTTGGAATCGTTAATCGAAAATGTCAAGCAAGTACAAGAAATGGCTATAGATTTGGATGGAGTATCGCAAATAGATCGTGCACTTTTGGAACGTTTTAACGAAGCTTTAAATAGCAATTCAAGGAATTCTTTACTTAGTATATTAGAGGATACCAGAAATTGTTGTCGAGATCATTTGAGAAGTATTCATGAAAAGTTCAAAGAGTACGCATCAGAACCGTGTCCAATGTCtagataa
- the LOC107994883 gene encoding uncharacterized protein LOC107994883 isoform X1, with the protein MNISIISNYIWINYKKTCLIISNEKVGTTVEQNMQTSLSKRTIGCIGKCTSGLSVDELDQITDNINKTLNHPRGREIFKKFLEQYDLRDNLECLALFEICFEIIEREQKFPQSKKEPLLESLIENVKQVQEMAIDLDGVSQIDRALLERFNEALNSNSRNSLLSILEDTRNCCRDHLRSIHEKFKEYASEPCPMSR; encoded by the exons atgaatatttcaattatttcgaacTACATAtggatcaattataaaaaaacgtgtttaattatttctaacgaAAAAGTAGGTACAACTGTGGAACAAAATATGCAGACCTCTTTATCGAAACGAACAATCGGTTGCATCGGAAAGTGTACTTCTGGTCTTAGTGTTGATGAATTAGATCAGATtacagataatataaataaaacattgaatCATCCACGTGGAAGAGagattttcaaaaagtttttgGAACAATATGATCTTAGAGACAATCTTGAGTGTTTGGCgctatttgaaatatgttttgAGATTATCGAACGTGAACAAAAGTTTCc aCAATCGAAGAAGGAACCCTTGTTGGAATCGTTAATCGAAAATGTCAAGCAAGTACAAGAAATGGCTATAGATTTGGATGGAGTATCGCAAATAGATCGTGCACTTTTGGAACGTTTTAACGAAGCTTTAAATAGCAATTCAAGGAATTCTTTACTTAGTATATTAGAGGATACCAGAAATTGTTGTCGAGATCATTTGAGAAGTATTCATGAAAAGTTCAAAGAGTACGCATCAGAACCGTGTCCAATGTCtagataa
- the LOC107994883 gene encoding uncharacterized protein LOC107994883 isoform X4, which translates to MQTSLSKRTIGCIGKCTSGLSVDELDQITDNINKTLNHPRGREIFKKFLEQYDLRDNLECLALFEICFEIIEREQKFPQSKKEPLLESLIENVKQVQEMAIDLDGVSQIDRALLERFNEALNSNSRNSLLSILEDTRNCCRDHLRSIHEKFKEYASEPCPMSR; encoded by the exons ATGCAGACCTCTTTATCGAAACGAACAATCGGTTGCATCGGAAAGTGTACTTCTGGTCTTAGTGTTGATGAATTAGATCAGATtacagataatataaataaaacattgaatCATCCACGTGGAAGAGagattttcaaaaagtttttgGAACAATATGATCTTAGAGACAATCTTGAGTGTTTGGCgctatttgaaatatgttttgAGATTATCGAACGTGAACAAAAGTTTCc aCAATCGAAGAAGGAACCCTTGTTGGAATCGTTAATCGAAAATGTCAAGCAAGTACAAGAAATGGCTATAGATTTGGATGGAGTATCGCAAATAGATCGTGCACTTTTGGAACGTTTTAACGAAGCTTTAAATAGCAATTCAAGGAATTCTTTACTTAGTATATTAGAGGATACCAGAAATTGTTGTCGAGATCATTTGAGAAGTATTCATGAAAAGTTCAAAGAGTACGCATCAGAACCGTGTCCAATGTCtagataa
- the LOC107994879 gene encoding uncharacterized protein LOC107994879 isoform X2, whose translation MSEVYQTFFAFYTFLFSPLVILLLICSYLCRCIIEIILRIQLKDKFVGLLDGMDCVWAIEQSSALSVNNILMILEKDARHSNINFLESFRDMVKNRIVCSSFEKLLYKRKRKFGYYFWERSEEIDLRERIRWLEYERTNCDGSCDNIYNSHLKKVLWNICNQPLPENHTASWEILIGKCCPRLSHHYLRRMEERLTNKIKIPILFRVHHSLGDGMALLKFFRDVIIDKEPVLETFLQLDSSLKMKSEKTKKQNVIVSLINPVNGENSLDNNSFQKKIMSASMPFIHFTMFSYFFLLLWKHFNTWLKYLQNVTLKDLKCEMQIFLSTEQDRLKVFFSEIICKKIQKGLKMAKIIINLPGCLIQQAFRSMDKSALHGAELSGEKFVSYWLEDDFKNACNQKLFTKIQNIRSITGARFGDVLLAALSVSLHKYFLNINEFVPTKLSVVLPMKIEEWSENFPLQNNISVGILPLCISQIKGKQLADPRENSQILERLEDIRKANDVLRKSPDYTVNFLVMKYLSAMLPDKFLRPILKSHSTMVFSNLVGPQEVKLLGHPLKNIVFWIPNRSYTGIGCSLLTYRGYLHLSLIADKALIQSEKALTKILENTVNEIDNLYDRLTLSFFSKKLHRSISTPTKKAINVL comes from the exons ATGTCGGAAGTATATCAAACATTTTTCgcattttatacttttcttttctctccattggttattctattattaatatgttcgTACCTATGTCGCTGTATCATAGAGATCATTTTAAGGATACAATTAAAGGATAAATTCGTGGGTCTCCTTGATGGGATGGACTGCGTTTGGGCGATAGAACAATCATCGGCACTTTCTGTGAATAATATCCTtatgattttagaaaaagatgCTCGTCACTCGAACATCAACTTCCTGGAGAGTTTTCGTGATATGGTGAAGAATCGTATAGTATGTTCGTCTTTTGAAAAGCTAttgtataaaagaaagagaaaatttggtTATTATTTCTGGGAAAGAAGTGAAGAGATAGATCTGAGAGAACGTATCAGATGGTTGGAATACGAGCGCACGAATTGCGACGGATCCTgtgataatatttacaatagtcATCTGAAAAAAGTTCTATGGAATATTTGCAATCAGCCTTTACCGGAGAATCACACAGCATCCTGGGagattttaattggaaaatgttGTCCCAGATTGAGTCATCATTATCTTCGACGAATGGAGGAACGTTTGACGAATAAAATCAAGATTCCCATTTTATTTCGTGTCCATCATTCCTTAGGCGATGGTATGGCTCTTCTAAAGTTCTTTAGAGATGTTATTATTGATAAGGAACCAGTTCTGGAAACATTCTTGCAGTTGGATAGcagtttgaaaatgaaaagcgagaaaacaaaaaaacaaaatgtaataGTATCTTTGATAAATCCTGTGAATGGAGAAAATAGTTTGGACAATAATtcgtttcaaaagaaaatcatgTCGGCGTCGATgccatttattcattttacgatgttctcatatttttttctattattatggaaacattttaatacatggttgaaatatttacaaaatgttactttaaaagatttgaaatgcgaaatgcaaatatttctaaGTACAGAACAAGAtagattaaaagtttttttctcggaaataatttgtaaaaagataCAGAAAGGTTTAAAAATggcgaaaattattataaatcttccTGGTTGCCTGATTCAACAAGCTTTTCGTAGCATGGACAAAAG cGCACTCCATGGAGCAGAATTATCAGGCGAAAAGTTTGTTTCTTACTGGCTTGAAGACGATTTCAAAAATGCCTGCaatcaaaaattgtttacaaaaatacaaaatataagaagTATCACTGGTGCTAGATTTGGAGATGTATTATTAGCTGCTTTATCAGTTAGTctacacaaatattttcttaat aTAAATGAATTCGTTCCAACAAAATTAAGCGTTGTTTTGCCGATGAAAATCGAAGAATGGAGCGAGAATTTTCCtctgcaaaataatatttcagttGGTATACTGCCTCTCTGCATTTCACAAATAAAGGGTAAACAGCTTGCAGATCCACGCGAGAATTCTCAAATTCTAGAACGCCTTGAAGATATTAGAAAAGCGAATGATGTGCTTAGAAAAAGTCCAGATTACACGGTGAATTTCTTAGTAATGAAGTATCTCTCAGCTATGTTACCCGACAAATTTTTACGACCAATCTTAAAAAGTCATAGCACTATGGTGTTTAGTAATTTAGTTGGTCCTCAAGAAGTAAAACTTTTGGGACatcctttaaaaaatattgttttttggaTACCAAacag AAGTTATACAGGAATTGGATGTTCGTTATTAACATATCGAGGTTATCTGCATTTATCTTTGATTGCCGATAAAGCTTTAATACAAAGCGAAAAGGCTCTTaccaaaattttagaaaacacGGTAAATGAAATCGACAATCTTTATGATAGATTAactttgtcatttttttcgaagaaacttCATAGAAGTATATCAACACCTACGAAGAAAG caatcaatgtattataa
- the LOC107994879 gene encoding uncharacterized protein LOC107994879 isoform X1, protein MSEVYQTFFAFYTFLFSPLVILLLICSYLCRCIIEIILRIQLKDKFVGLLDGMDCVWAIEQSSALSVNNILMILEKDARHSNINFLESFRDMVKNRIVCSSFEKLLYKRKRKFGYYFWERSEEIDLRERIRWLEYERTNCDGSCDNIYNSHLKKVLWNICNQPLPENHTASWEILIGKCCPRLSHHYLRRMEERLTNKIKIPILFRVHHSLGDGMALLKFFRDVIIDKEPVLETFLQLDSSLKMKSEKTKKQNVIVSLINPVNGENSLDNNSFQKKIMSASMPFIHFTMFSYFFLLLWKHFNTWLKYLQNVTLKDLKCEMQIFLSTEQDRLKVFFSEIICKKIQKGLKMAKIIINLPGCLIQQAFRSMDKSALHGAELSGEKFVSYWLEDDFKNACNQKLFTKIQNIRSITGARFGDVLLAALSVSLHKYFLNINEFVPTKLSVVLPMKIEEWSENFPLQNNISVGILPLCISQIKGKQLADPRENSQILERLEDIRKANDVLRKSPDYTVNFLVMKYLSAMLPDKFLRPILKSHSTMVFSNLVGPQEVKLLGHPLKNIVFWIPNRSYTGIGCSLLTYRGYLHLSLIADKALIQSEKALTKILENTVNEIDNLYDRLTLSFFSKKLHRSISTPTKKEIDKAKKQYQKEC, encoded by the exons ATGTCGGAAGTATATCAAACATTTTTCgcattttatacttttcttttctctccattggttattctattattaatatgttcgTACCTATGTCGCTGTATCATAGAGATCATTTTAAGGATACAATTAAAGGATAAATTCGTGGGTCTCCTTGATGGGATGGACTGCGTTTGGGCGATAGAACAATCATCGGCACTTTCTGTGAATAATATCCTtatgattttagaaaaagatgCTCGTCACTCGAACATCAACTTCCTGGAGAGTTTTCGTGATATGGTGAAGAATCGTATAGTATGTTCGTCTTTTGAAAAGCTAttgtataaaagaaagagaaaatttggtTATTATTTCTGGGAAAGAAGTGAAGAGATAGATCTGAGAGAACGTATCAGATGGTTGGAATACGAGCGCACGAATTGCGACGGATCCTgtgataatatttacaatagtcATCTGAAAAAAGTTCTATGGAATATTTGCAATCAGCCTTTACCGGAGAATCACACAGCATCCTGGGagattttaattggaaaatgttGTCCCAGATTGAGTCATCATTATCTTCGACGAATGGAGGAACGTTTGACGAATAAAATCAAGATTCCCATTTTATTTCGTGTCCATCATTCCTTAGGCGATGGTATGGCTCTTCTAAAGTTCTTTAGAGATGTTATTATTGATAAGGAACCAGTTCTGGAAACATTCTTGCAGTTGGATAGcagtttgaaaatgaaaagcgagaaaacaaaaaaacaaaatgtaataGTATCTTTGATAAATCCTGTGAATGGAGAAAATAGTTTGGACAATAATtcgtttcaaaagaaaatcatgTCGGCGTCGATgccatttattcattttacgatgttctcatatttttttctattattatggaaacattttaatacatggttgaaatatttacaaaatgttactttaaaagatttgaaatgcgaaatgcaaatatttctaaGTACAGAACAAGAtagattaaaagtttttttctcggaaataatttgtaaaaagataCAGAAAGGTTTAAAAATggcgaaaattattataaatcttccTGGTTGCCTGATTCAACAAGCTTTTCGTAGCATGGACAAAAG cGCACTCCATGGAGCAGAATTATCAGGCGAAAAGTTTGTTTCTTACTGGCTTGAAGACGATTTCAAAAATGCCTGCaatcaaaaattgtttacaaaaatacaaaatataagaagTATCACTGGTGCTAGATTTGGAGATGTATTATTAGCTGCTTTATCAGTTAGTctacacaaatattttcttaat aTAAATGAATTCGTTCCAACAAAATTAAGCGTTGTTTTGCCGATGAAAATCGAAGAATGGAGCGAGAATTTTCCtctgcaaaataatatttcagttGGTATACTGCCTCTCTGCATTTCACAAATAAAGGGTAAACAGCTTGCAGATCCACGCGAGAATTCTCAAATTCTAGAACGCCTTGAAGATATTAGAAAAGCGAATGATGTGCTTAGAAAAAGTCCAGATTACACGGTGAATTTCTTAGTAATGAAGTATCTCTCAGCTATGTTACCCGACAAATTTTTACGACCAATCTTAAAAAGTCATAGCACTATGGTGTTTAGTAATTTAGTTGGTCCTCAAGAAGTAAAACTTTTGGGACatcctttaaaaaatattgttttttggaTACCAAacag AAGTTATACAGGAATTGGATGTTCGTTATTAACATATCGAGGTTATCTGCATTTATCTTTGATTGCCGATAAAGCTTTAATACAAAGCGAAAAGGCTCTTaccaaaattttagaaaacacGGTAAATGAAATCGACAATCTTTATGATAGATTAactttgtcatttttttcgaagaaacttCATAGAAGTATATCAACACCTACGAAGAAAG AAATAGATAAGGCCaaaaaacaatatcaaaaagagtgttaa
- the LOC133665628 gene encoding uncharacterized protein LOC133665628 yields MTSTDESPLFSSIDDPRVLTILRSLKLNCPCRSCTEQTLPLSIRQEDDSDLKSSSPEEIRKKKWSLKHRKYVYTSTEDMEDMVSSDCSKKGKKIRYKSKNILNQRIKASSIIHTTPKISHRRRTSFSFFNTLFDIVFWPYLFLKTNR; encoded by the exons ATGACGTCGACCGACGAATCCCCTCTTTTTAGCAGCATCGATGATCCCCGTGTTTTAACGATCTTACGAAGTTTGAAACTAAACTGTCCTTGTAGATCATGTACCGAACAAACTCTGCCTTTGAGCATTCGACAAGAAGATGACAGCGATTTAAAGAGTTCATCTCCGgaagaaattagaaagaaaaaatg GTCGTTGAAACATCGAAAGTATGTTTATACAAGTACCGAAGATATGGAAGATATGGTTTCATCTGATTGcagtaaaaaaggaaaaaaaattcgatataaatcgAAGAATATTCTGAATCAACGTATTAAAGCAAGTTCGATAATACACACAACTCCGAAAATTTCTCATCGTCGACGAAcaagtttttccttttttaacactctttttgatattgttttttGGCCTTATCTATTTCTGAAAACAAATCGGTGA